Proteins found in one Oryza glaberrima chromosome 4, OglaRS2, whole genome shotgun sequence genomic segment:
- the LOC127771180 gene encoding protein SMAX1-LIKE 3-like, with amino-acid sequence MRAGGCTVQQALTAEAAAVVKQAVTLARRRGNAQVTPLHVASAMLAPPGGLLRAACLRSHSHPLQCKALELCFNVALNRLPASAAVASSPLLGGHGHGHHGHYYPPSLSNALVAAFKRAQAHQRRGSVETQQQPVLAVKIELEQLVVSILDDPSVSRVMREAGFSSTQVKANVEQACSTTTATSAPPNQNPNPTCTGAAATATATTSPAHPPEIKAKLPLLDMQARDEDIAAVLDCLAPAEAGGRGGGGSRRRVVVVAESTAAAEATARAAVDRVRRGEAKQHDALRGAQVVSLRVSSFRDMPREEAERRLAELRCLVKSRGARVLLVVEDLKWAADFWAAAHAGARRVGSGGGGYYCSVEHVVTEVRALASCDGGIWLVGFGTYQTYMKCRAGHPSLESMWGLQTLAVPAGSLALSLTCAFDDSALGAVNQSMKASPHTTDGNRPAPSCWPLLGGSHLLSRCCGGDCSAATTTHEHDTKASLPRSFVSSSSLPSWLQHCRDQQLQESTHFADLGKTWGSICGKPSQRMTLHFSAPVSPASSISSYEHGHGHQQQQHQPHHSWLLADLDAKHPWKPKREDDDDEKAKSHDDCSGASNGSVEVECRSRFKELNAENLKLLCAALEKEVPWQKEIVPEVASAVLQCRSGIAKRRDRSRSTEAKEETWLFFLGGDAHGKERVARELAGLVFGSRKSFLSVKLGASSSSPSASGSTEDHHRSKRPRTTTTSSASEAYLERLYDAVSENPHRVILIEDVEQGDHRWQVGVKEAIDRGVLRSQAGDEVGVGDAIIILSCESFEARSRAGSPLMNKKMKVEKEEANTSDHDHKLEIESGAPSSCFDLNLDMESDQAADELSSGDVCLLTAVDRVLLFRRQDEL; translated from the exons ATGAGGGCCGGGGGGTGCACGGTGCagcaggcgctgacggcggaggcggccgccgtgGTGAAGCAGGCGGTGACCCTGGCGCGGCGGAGGGGCAACGCGCAGGTGACGCCGCTGCACGTGGCGAGCGCGATGCTGGCGCCGCCGGGGGGGCTCCTCCGCGCGGCGTGCCTCCGGTCGCACTCCCACCCGCTGCAGTGCAAGGCCCTGGAGCTCTGCTTCAACGTGGCGCTCAACCGCctcccggcctccgccgccgtcgcctcgtcgccgctgctcggcGGCCACGGGCACGGCCACCACGGCCACTACTACCCGCCGTCGCTCTCCAACGCGCTCGTCGCGGCGTTCAAGCGGGCGCAGGCGCACCAGCGGCGCGGGTCCGTGGAGACCCAGCAGCAGCCGGTGCTCGCCGTGAAGATCGAGCTGGAGCAGCTCGTCGTCTCCATCCTCGACGACCCCAGCGTCAGCCGCGTCATGCGGGAGGCCGGCTTCTCCAGCACCCAGGTCAAGGCCAACGTGGAGCAGGCGTGCAGCACCACCACGGCCACCAGCGCGCCACCgaaccaaaaccctaaccctacctgcaccggcgccgcagccaccgccaccgccaccaccagcccGGCTCATCCTCCGGAGATCAAAGCCAAACTGCCACTGCTCGACATGCAGGCGCGCGACGAGGACATCGCCGCGGTGCTCGACTGCCTTGCCCCGGCAGAGGCtggcggccggggcggcggcggcagcaggaggagggtcgtcgtcgtcgccgagagcacggccgccgcggaggccacggcgcgcgccgccgtggacaGGGTCAGGAGAGGGGAGGCGAAGCAGCACGACGCGCTGCGTGGCGCGCAGGTGGTCAGCCTCCGCGTGTCGTCGTTCCGCGACAtgccgagggaggaggcggagcggcggctcgCCGAGCTCCGGTGCCTCGTGAAGAGCCGCGGCGCGCGGgtgctcctcgtcgtcgaggACCTCAAGTGGGCGGCCGACTTCTGGGCCGCCGCGCACGCCGGCGCGAGGAgggtcggcagcggcggcggcggctactacTGCTCTGTCGAGCACGTCGTCACCGAGGTGCGCGCCCTGGCGTCGTGCGACGGCGGCATCTGGCTCGTCGGGTTCGGGACGTACCAGACGTACATGAAGTGCAGGGCGGGGCATCCGTCGCTGGAGAGCATGTGGGGGCTCCAGACGCTCGCCGTCCCCGCCGGCAGCCTCGCGCTGAGCCTCACCTGCGCCTTCGACGACAG CGCGCTGGGCGCAGTCAATCAGTCCATGAAAGCGAGCCCTCACACCACCGATGGGAACCGCCCGGCGCCGTCTTGCTGGCCGCTTTTGGGCGGCAGCCACCTCCTCTCCAGATGCTGCGGCGGCGACTgctccgccgcgacgacgacgcacgAGCACGACACCAAGGCGTCGTTGCCCCGCTCCTTCGTGTCGTCGTCGAGCCTCCCTTCTTGGCTCCAGCATTGCCGCGACCAGCAGCTGCAG GAGTCGACACATTTCGCGGATCTTGGCAAGACATGGGGATCCATCTGCGGCAAGCCGTCTCAGCGGATGACGCTGCATTTCTCGGCGCCGGTGTCGCCGGcgtcctccatctcctcctacgagcacggccacggccaccagcagcagcagcaccagcctCACCACTCGTGGCTTCTCGCCGACCTCGACGCCAAGCACCCATGGAAGCCCAagcgcgaggacgacgacgacgagaaggCCAAGTCGCACGACGACTGCTCCGGCGCCTCCAATGGCTCGGTGGAGGTGGAGTGCCGTTCCAGGTTCAAGGAGCTCAACGCCGAGAACCTGAAGCTCCTGTGCGCCGCGCTGGAGAAGGAGGTGCCGTGGCAGAAGGAGATCGTCCCGGAGGTGGCGAGCGCCGTCCTCCAGTGCAGGTCCGGGATCGCCAAGCGGCGGGACAGGTCGAGGTCGACGGAGGCGAAGGAGGAGACGTGGCTCTTCTTCCTCGGAGGCGACGCGCACGGCAAGGAGAGGGTGGCgagggagctcgccggcctcgtctTCGGGTCACGCAAGAGCTTCCTCTCCGTCAAGctcggcgcctcctcctcctcgccgtccgcgTCGGGCTCCACCGAGGATCACCACCGGAGCAAGCGgccgcggacgacgacgacgtcgtcggcgagcgAGGCCTACCTCGAGCGGCTCTACGACGCCGTCTCGGAGAACCCGCACCGCGTCATCCTCATCGAGGACGTCGAGCAGGGCGACCATCGCTGGCAGGTGGGCGTCAAGGAGGCCATCGACAGAGGGGTTCTCCGGAGccaggccggcgacgaggtcggcgtGGGCGACGCCATCATCATCCTGAGCTGCGAGAGCTTCGAGGCGAGGTCTAGAGCTGGCTCGCCGCTGATGAACAAGAAGATGAAGGTGGAGAAAGAGGAAGCCAACACAAGTGATCATGATCACAAATTAGAAATCGAATCAGGCGCCCCCTCTTCTTGCTTCGATTTGAACCTTGACATGGAGAGCGATCAAGCAGCAGATGAGCTCAGCTCCGGTGATGTCTGTCTGCTCACGGCGGTCGACCGGGTGCTGCTCTTCAGAAGGCAGGATGAACTGTAA
- the LOC127770668 gene encoding aluminum-activated malate transporter 1-like: MQSAAVETTPAAAAAENGGEVVVVVGGGWVDGCWARVRAAVEVAGRWVGGLARKVGGIAADDPRRVAHSLKVGLALTLVSVLYYVTPLFKGFGVSTLWAVLTVVVVMEYTVGGTLSKGLNRAFATLVAGFIAVGAHQVANRCGAQGEPILLAVFVFLLASAATFSRFIPEIKARYDYGVTIFILTFSLVAVSSYRVEELIQLAHQRFSTIVVGVATCLCTTIFVMPVWAGEDLHKLAAGNLDKLADFLEGMETECFGESATSESLEGKAFLQAYKSILNSKATEDSLCNFARWEPGHGKFSFKHPWSQYQKIGALSRQCASSMEAMASYVITLTKSQYPEANPELSFKVRTACSEMSSHSAQALRELSAAIRTMTVPSTTSMSAAIKAAKTLRSELSEDKALLQVMHVAVTASLLSDLVTQVKKIAESVDNLARLACFKVPEKSQKEVAINIMS; this comes from the exons ATGCAATCTGCTGCCGTggagacgacgccggcggcggcggcggcggagaacggCGGCGaagtggtcgtcgtcgtcggcgggggGTGGGTGGATGGATGCTGGGCGCGGGtgcgagcggcggtggaggtggccggGAGGTGGGTGGGCGGGCTGGCGAGGAAGGTGGGCGGGATCGCGGCGGACGACCCGAGGAGGGTGGCGCACTCGCTCAAGGTCGGGCTGGCGCTGACGCTGGTGTCCGTGCTCTACTACGTGACGCCGCTGTTCAAGGGGTTCGGGGTCTCCACGCTCTGGGCCGtgctcaccgtcgtcgtcgtcatggaGTACACCGTCG GTGGCACACTGAGCAAAGGGTTGAACAGGGCCTTCGCGACTTTGGTGGCTGGGTTCATCGCCGTCGGGGCGCATCAGGTGGCTAACCGGTGCGGCGCACAGGGAGAGCCCATACTCCTCGCCGTCTTCGTCTTCCTACTAG cgtcggcggcgacgttcTCGCGGTTCATACCGGAGATAAAGGCGAGGTACGACTACGGGGTGACCATCTTCATCCTGACCTTCAGCCTGGTGGCCGTGTCGAGCTACCGGGTGGAGGAGCTCATCCAGCTCGCGCACCAGCGCTTCTccaccatcgtcgtcggcgtcgccacCTGCCTCTGCACCACCATCTTCGTCATGCCCGTCTGGGCCGGCGAGGACCTccacaagctcgccgccggcaacctcGACAAGCTGGCCGACTTCCTTGAAG GAATGGAAACCGAATGCTTTGGAGAAAGCGCTACGAGTGAGAGTTTGGAGGGCAAAGCCTTTCTCCAAGCGTACAAGAGCATACTTAATTCGAAGGCCACTGAAGACTCTCTG TGCAACTTTGCCAGATGGGAGCCTGGTCATGGAAAATTCAGTTTCAAACACCCATGGAGCCAATACCAGAAGATTGGAGCTCTTTCTCGCCAGTGCGCTTCTTCCATGGAGGCTATGGCTTCCTATGTCATCACACTCACAAAATCTCAG TATCCTGAAGCCAATCCTGAGCTGTCCTTCAAAGTACGAACAGCATGCAGTGAGATGAGCTCACACTCTGCTCAGGCACTCAGAGAGCTCTCGGCAGCGATTCGAACAATGACCGTACCATCTACAACCTCCATGTCTGCAGCCATCAAAGCTGCCAAAACACTCAGGAGCGAGCTATCAGAGGATAAAGCTCTGCTGCAAGTGATGCATGTGGCAGTTACTGCATCACTTCTTTCAGACTTGGTTACACAAGTAAAGAAAATTGCAGAATCTGTCGATAACCTGGCACGACTTGCCTGCTTCAAAGTCCCTGAAAAATCTCAGAAAGAAGTGGCTATCAACATCATGAGTTGa
- the LOC127769439 gene encoding NDR1/HIN1-like protein 12, which yields MGKDKHHRDWILRRCCGSIAACILTLAVLVGFIVLVIYLAIHPSKPSFYLQDVQLRNIDLSDPAISLNLQVTIASRNPNDRVGVYYKTLHVFTTYREEPITVPVELPAIYQGHKDVSVWSPVMSGESVPVGQYVADAMRQDIAAGYVLLHVKVDGRVKWKVGSWVSGGYHLFVTCPALLAASGGNVGGAFAMSATAGGGAGGNATVSLKFAQAADCTVDV from the exons atggGCAAGGACAAGCACCACCGCGACTGGATCCTCCGGCGGTGCTGCGGCTCCATCGCCGCCTGCATCCTCAcgctcgccgtcctcgtcggctTCATCGTGCTCGTCATCTACCTCGCGATTCACCCCTCCAAGCCTTCTTTCTACCTCCAGGACGTCCAGCTCCGCAACATCGACCTCTCCGACCCTGCCATCTCCCTCAACCTCCAG GTGACGATCGCGTCGAGGAACCCGAACGACAGGGTGGGGGTGTACTACAAGACGCTGCACGTGTTCACGACGTACAGGGAGGAGCCGATCACGGTGCCGGTGGAGCTGCCGGCGATCTACCAGGGGCACAAGGACGTGTCGGTGTGGTCGCCGGTGATGTCCGGCGAGTCGGTGCCCGTGGGGCAGTACGTGGCGGACGCCATGAGGCAGGACATCGCGGCGGGCTACGTGCTGCTGCACGTCAAGGTGGACGGCCGCGTCAAGTGGAAGGTCGGCAGCTGGGTCTCCGGCGGCTACCACCTCTTCGTCACGTGCCCGGCCCTGCTCGCCGCCAGCGGCGGCAACGTCGGCGGCGCCTTCGCCATGAGCgccacggcgggcggcggcgccggcggcaacgCCACCGTCTCGCTCAAGTTCGCGCAGGCGGCGGACTGCACCGTCGACGTGTGA
- the LOC127770667 gene encoding digalactosyldiacylglycerol synthase 1, chloroplastic-like: protein MGGERPPPISGGGAFAFISKGWREVRDSASADLRQMRARADRELEHLLASASALAGPPLPPVAAGAPIAEVEFVRKRIQPKIMELRRQYSSTVRDAGWAPKAAGASLRVDLSGITAIRNAIVAEGGGGGGGGGGRWGLVRWKGHADDEGRKEWEVVRMIRSGLKEFERRSLSSEVFGGFRGRGEFVEKFKLSLKSLNKESQESKEVLPLDLTEILAYLVRQSGPFLDQLGIRRDLCDKIVETLYSKHNGRLIYHSLSADRSLIGNENMTDELDLRIARVLESTGHHTEESFWKDHAKYKLSDNRRHVAIVTTASLPWMTGTAINPLFRAAYLARSTKQKVTLVVPWLCKSDQELVYPNNITFSSPEEQENYIRNWLQERLGFEANFKISFYPGKFSKERRSIIPAGDTSQFISSSEADIAILEEPEHLNWYHHGKRWTDKFKHVIGVVHTNYLEYIKREKNGALQAFLVKHINNWVTRAYCHKVLRLSAATQDLPRSVVCNVHGVNPKFLKVGEKIAADKEHGLQSFTKGAYFLGKMVWAKGYRELIDLLSKHKSDLEGFNVDVYGNGEDSQAVQMAARKLNLSLNFFKGRDHADSSLHGYKVFINPSVSDVLCTATAEALAMGKFVICADHPSNEFFKSFPNCLTYKTSEEFVARVKEAMASEPSPLTPEQRYSLSWEAATERFMEYSELDKVLNNKIGYSGQDGKRSKVRKIPLLPRLSEVVDGGLAFAHHCLTGNEFLRLATGAIPGTRDYDKQQCMDLNLLPPQVQHPVYGW, encoded by the exons ATGGGCGGAGAGAGGCCGCCGCcgatcagcggcggcggcgccttcgCGTTCATCTCCAAGGGGTGGCGCGAGGTGCGGGACTCGGCGAGCGCCGACCTGAGGCAGATGCGGGCGCGCGCCGACCGGGAGCTGGAGCACCTCctcgcgtcggcgtcggcgctcgcgggcccgccgctgccgccggtcgCGGCGGGGGCGCCCATCGCGGAGGTGGAGTTCGTGCGGAAGCGGATCCAGCCCAAGATCATGGAGCTGCGGAGGCAGTACTCGTCGACGGTGCGCGACGCGGGATGGGCCCCCAAGGCCGCCGGGGCCAGCCTCCGCGTCGACCTCTCGGGGATTACGGCGATCCGCAACGCCATTGTGGCcgaggggggcggcggcggcggcggcggcggcgggaggtgggggCTCGTGCGGTGGAAGGGCCACGCGGACGACGAGGGGAGGAAGGAGTGGGAGGTGGTGAGGATGATACGCAGCGGGCTGAAGGAGTTCGAGCGCCGGAGCTTGTCGAGTGAGGTGTTTGGTGGATTTCGTGGCCGCGGCGAGTTCGTGGAGAAATTCAAGTTGAGCTTG AAATCTCTGAACAAAGAGTCACAAGAATCCAAG GAGGTTCTCCCACTGGATCTTACTGAAATTCTGGCATATCTTGTGCGGCAATCTGGACCATTTCTGGACCAACTTGGTATTAGAAGAG ATTTATGTGACAAAATTGTGGAGACATTGTACAGTAAACACAATGGCCGGCTCATTTATCATTCTCTTTCAGCTGATAGATCTTTAATTGGAAATGAAAACATGACTGATGAGCTTGATCTGAGAATAGCAAGGGTGCTAGAAAGTACTGGGCATCACACAGAGGAAAGTTTTTGGAAGGATCATGCAAAGTACAAGCTCTCGGACAACCGGCGGCATGTTGCAATTGTCACAACAGCAAGTCTTCCATGGATGACTGGGACAGCAATCAATCCATTATTCCGTGCTGCGTATCTAGCAAGAAGTACAAAACAGAAGGTGACACTGGTGGTTCCTTGGCTCTGTAAGTCAGATCAAGAGCTAGTTTACCCCAATAATATCACCTTCAGTTCACCAGAAGAACAAGAAAATTACATAAGGAACTGGCTACAGGAAAGACTTGGCTTTGAAGCAAATTTTAAGATATCATTTTATCCTGGCAAG TTTTCGAAGGAGCGACGTAGTATTATTCCTGCTGGAGATACTTCACAATTCATTTCCTCGAGTGAAGCTGATATAGCAATTTTGGAAGAACCAGAGCATCTCAACTGGTATCATCATGGAAAGCGTTGGACCGACAAGTTTAAACATGTCATTGGTGTAGTTCACACAAATTACCTAGAGTATAtcaagagagagaagaatggagcTCTTCAAGCTTTCCTTGTTAAGCATATCAACAACTGGGTGACTAGAGCATACTGTCATAAG GTTTTACGTCTTTCTGCAGCAACTCAAGATCTACCTAGGTCTGTTGTCTGCAACGTTCATGGTGTAAATCCAAAGTTCCTCAAGGTTGGTGAAAAAATAGCAGCTGATAAGGAGCATGGGCTGCAGAGCTTTACAAAGGGAGCATATTTCCTTGGGAAGATGGTTTGGGCTAAAGGATATAGAGAACTTATAGATTTGTTATCCAAACACAAAAGTGACTTGGAGGGCTTTAATGTAGATGTATATGGGAATGGTGAGGACTCACAAGCAGTGCAGATGGCTGCTAGGAAATTGAATTTGAGCCTCAATTTTTTCAAAGGAAGGGACCATGCAGATTCTTCGCTTCATGG GTATAAGGTTTTCATTAATCCAAGTGTCAGTGATGTTCTATGCACAGCGACAGCTGAGGCTCTTGCAATGGGGAAATTTGTTATCTGTGCAGATCATCCATCAAACGAATTTTTCAAGTCATTCCCCAACTGCTTAACATACAAAACTTCCGAAGAATTTGTTGCCCGAGTGAAAGAGGCCATGGCTAGTGAACCTTCACCTTTGACCCCTGAGCAAAGGTACAGTTTGTCATGGGAGGCAGCAACTGAAAGATTCATGGAGTACTCAGAGCTTGACAAAGTTCTGAATAACAAAATTGGTTATTCTGGACAAGATGGGAAGAGAAGTAAAGTGAGAAAGATACCTTTACTTCCTAGACTTTCAGAAGTTGTGGATGGGGGACTGGCCTTTGCTCATCACTGCTTAACTGGCAATGAGTTCCTCAGATTGGCGACAGGAGCAATTCCCGGTACACGTGACTATGATAAACAGCAATGCATGGATTTGAATCTATTGCCTCCCCAAGTTCAACACCCTGTATATGGCTGGTGA